The Desulfuromonas versatilis genome has a segment encoding these proteins:
- a CDS encoding ornithine cyclodeaminase family domain gives MNSLIPEYNPPDFARPEFAEAPVVKVEPAPLDGVVPQNFHGTSNHPEYVHLGAGRWILAGESRMDSVLVLRGETLEVVEARRVKRGDPVVVGRTENGEEGIYVHTSGFTSAASAAADKFTFRTRGTRETPFSRSYDELYQVLRHDRDQGNIVWVLGPAVAFDKDSRDAMQGLIENGYCHALLAGNALATHDLEAGYFRTGLGQNIYSQALQPLGHYNHLDILNEVRRAGSTRQAIAELGIRDGIIYACETQKIPYVLAGSIRDDGPLPEVIADVYRAQDAMRVHARKATTVMALATQLHSIAFGNMVPSYRVLEDGRVRPVFFYIVDMTEFSADKLANRGSAQAIAVLTNVQDFIVNLWNNLKKP, from the coding sequence ATGAATTCGCTCATCCCCGAGTACAATCCCCCCGACTTCGCCCGCCCCGAATTTGCCGAGGCCCCCGTGGTCAAAGTGGAGCCCGCCCCCCTGGACGGCGTGGTCCCGCAAAATTTTCACGGCACCTCCAACCACCCCGAATATGTGCACCTCGGGGCGGGCAGATGGATTCTAGCCGGAGAAAGCCGCATGGATAGCGTTCTGGTGCTGCGCGGTGAAACCCTCGAGGTGGTCGAGGCCCGACGGGTGAAGCGGGGCGACCCGGTGGTGGTCGGCCGCACCGAAAACGGCGAGGAGGGGATCTACGTCCACACCAGCGGTTTCACCTCTGCGGCCAGCGCGGCGGCGGACAAGTTCACCTTCCGCACCCGGGGCACCCGCGAGACTCCCTTCTCCCGCTCCTACGACGAGCTCTACCAGGTGCTGCGGCATGATCGCGACCAGGGCAACATCGTCTGGGTGCTGGGACCGGCGGTGGCCTTCGACAAGGACAGCCGCGACGCCATGCAGGGGCTCATCGAAAACGGCTATTGTCACGCCCTGCTGGCCGGCAACGCCCTGGCCACCCACGACCTTGAGGCGGGGTATTTCCGCACCGGTCTGGGGCAGAACATCTACTCCCAGGCCCTGCAGCCGCTGGGCCACTACAATCACCTGGACATCCTCAACGAGGTGCGCCGCGCCGGCTCCACCCGCCAGGCGATCGCCGAGCTGGGGATCCGCGACGGCATCATCTATGCCTGTGAAACGCAGAAGATCCCCTATGTGCTGGCCGGTTCGATCCGCGATGACGGCCCGCTGCCCGAGGTGATCGCCGATGTCTACCGGGCCCAGGATGCCATGCGCGTGCACGCCCGCAAGGCGACCACGGTGATGGCCCTGGCGACCCAGCTGCACTCCATCGCCTTCGGCAACATGGTGCCGAGCTACCGGGTGCTGGAAGACGGCAGGGTGCGGCCGGTCTTCTTCTACATCGTCGACATGACCGAGTTCAGCGCCGACAAACTGGCCAACCGCGGCTCGGCCCAGGCCATAGCCGTGCTGACCAACGTGCAGGATTTCATCGTCAATCTCTGGAACAACCTGAAAAAGCCCTGA
- a CDS encoding GreA/GreB family elongation factor translates to MNKARILQLIIETLAADLAVLFQAAKTAHEAATHEENIPDNKYATLSLEASYIAQAQANRAQEIKAALDAYRGLELKAFAEQAPIRLSALVTLEDADGGTRMVFIGPEAGGLKVKEGGREIVVITPQSPVGRELIGKRLGDEVEMRAGGSVKQYEIVAIC, encoded by the coding sequence ATGAACAAAGCACGCATTCTCCAGCTGATCATCGAGACCCTCGCCGCGGACCTCGCGGTGCTGTTCCAGGCGGCGAAAACCGCCCACGAGGCCGCCACCCACGAGGAGAACATCCCCGACAACAAGTACGCCACCCTGAGCCTGGAGGCCTCCTACATCGCCCAGGCCCAGGCCAACCGCGCCCAGGAAATCAAGGCGGCCCTCGACGCCTACCGCGGCCTGGAGCTGAAGGCGTTCGCCGAACAGGCTCCCATCCGCTTGAGCGCCCTGGTCACCCTCGAGGACGCAGACGGCGGCACCCGGATGGTATTCATCGGCCCCGAGGCCGGCGGTCTGAAGGTCAAGGAGGGGGGCCGCGAGATCGTGGTGATCACTCCGCAGTCGCCGGTCGGCCGGGAGCTGATCGGCAAGCGGCTGGGCGACGAGGTGGAGATGCGCGCCGGCGGTTCGGTGAAGCAGTACGAGATCGTCGCCATCTGCTGA
- a CDS encoding AMP nucleosidase encodes MADRQQIARNWLPRYTGMPLERFGDYILLTNFDNYVRSFAEQFGCDVYGENRPMQAATNNHGLSIINFGIGSANAATIMDLLIARKPKGVLYLGKCGGLKKATEIGHFILPIAAIRGDGTSNDYFPPEVPALPSFKLHKFVSEKIAQHGHEYRTGVVYTTNRRLWEHDQAFLARLQQMTCIGIEMETATIFIVGHYNEIARGALLLVSDVPLTPEGVKTEESDDLVTRRWTETHLRIGIEAMTEIGGKGEKIKHFKY; translated from the coding sequence ATGGCCGACCGACAGCAGATCGCCCGAAACTGGCTGCCGCGCTACACGGGGATGCCCCTGGAGCGCTTCGGCGACTACATCCTGCTCACCAACTTCGACAACTACGTGCGCAGCTTCGCCGAGCAGTTCGGCTGCGATGTCTACGGGGAGAACCGCCCCATGCAGGCCGCCACCAACAACCACGGGTTGAGCATCATCAACTTCGGCATCGGCTCGGCCAACGCCGCCACCATCATGGACCTGCTGATCGCCCGCAAACCCAAGGGGGTGCTCTACCTCGGCAAGTGCGGCGGTCTGAAGAAAGCCACCGAAATCGGCCATTTCATCCTGCCCATCGCCGCCATCCGCGGCGATGGGACCAGCAACGACTACTTCCCCCCGGAGGTCCCCGCCCTCCCCTCCTTCAAGCTGCACAAGTTCGTCTCGGAAAAGATCGCCCAGCACGGCCACGAGTACCGCACCGGGGTGGTCTACACCACCAACCGGCGGCTCTGGGAGCACGACCAGGCCTTTCTCGCCCGCCTGCAGCAGATGACCTGCATCGGCATCGAGATGGAGACGGCGACCATCTTCATCGTCGGCCACTACAACGAGATCGCCCGCGGCGCCCTGTTGCTGGTTTCCGACGTGCCGCTGACCCCCGAGGGGGTCAAGACCGAGGAGTCGGACGACCTGGTCACCCGGCGCTGGACCGAGACCCACCTGCGCATCGGCATCGAGGCGATGACCGAGATCGGCGGCAAGGGCGAAAAGATCAAACACTTCAAGTACTGA
- the rocF gene encoding arginase → MKGQVQIIGVPMDLGQLHRGVDMGPGAIRYAGLLGRLARLGYQVHDRGNLPVPVRDSLADQQEQNYLPAIRQVCEATYRSGREALEQGAIPVFLGGDHSIAIGSIGGVTHSAPAGVIWIDAHGDFNTPQTSDSGNIHGMPLAVLLGEGFPELVDVGRPGAKLVPGDVVLIGIRDLDPAERSRLKQSGIGVFTMRDIDERGMAVVLKEALKKLGHRQRLHVSLDVDALEPHEAPGVGTPSPGGLTYREAQLVMEILADTRRVASLDIVEINPILDDRNQTAQIAVALAASLFGKRIL, encoded by the coding sequence ATGAAAGGGCAGGTGCAGATCATCGGCGTGCCGATGGACCTCGGCCAGTTGCACCGCGGGGTCGACATGGGCCCCGGCGCCATCCGCTACGCCGGGCTTCTGGGGCGGCTGGCAAGGCTCGGCTACCAGGTGCACGACCGTGGTAACCTGCCGGTCCCGGTGCGCGACTCCCTGGCCGACCAGCAGGAGCAGAACTATCTGCCGGCGATCCGCCAGGTCTGTGAAGCCACCTACCGCTCGGGCCGCGAGGCGCTCGAGCAGGGCGCCATCCCGGTGTTTCTCGGGGGGGACCATTCCATCGCCATCGGCTCCATCGGCGGGGTAACCCACAGCGCCCCCGCCGGGGTCATCTGGATCGACGCCCACGGCGATTTCAATACCCCCCAGACCTCCGACTCGGGCAACATCCACGGCATGCCGCTGGCCGTGTTGCTCGGAGAGGGGTTCCCCGAACTGGTGGATGTCGGGCGCCCGGGAGCCAAGCTGGTGCCCGGAGACGTGGTGCTGATCGGCATTCGCGATCTGGACCCGGCGGAGAGGTCCCGGCTGAAACAGAGCGGCATTGGCGTGTTCACCATGCGCGATATCGACGAGCGGGGGATGGCCGTGGTGCTGAAGGAGGCCTTGAAAAAGCTCGGCCATCGGCAGCGGCTGCACGTCAGCCTGGACGTGGACGCCCTCGAGCCCCACGAGGCCCCGGGCGTCGGCACCCCCTCACCGGGGGGGCTGACGTACCGGGAGGCGCAGCTGGTGATGGAGATCCTCGCCGACACGCGGCGGGTCGCCTCCCTGGACATCGTCGAGATCAACCCGATTCTCGATGATCGCAACCAGACCGCGCAGATCGCCGTGGCGCTGGCCGCCTCGCTGTTCGGCAAACGCATCCTCTAG
- the tpx gene encoding thiol peroxidase, with amino-acid sequence MKVKQLLAVFAGLAALWLTGCASSAPVIPVDTRSVNPGETVTRGGTLSLNLLGTPLKVGEKLPSVPLVDSNLNSVDLADMQGSVLLMSIVPSLDTQVCERQTHILGEAAGKLPPAIRRVTISRDLPFAQARFAEETGFKDILYLSDFQKADFGQSSGLLVDQIYLLARSVVLVDKKGTIRYIQVVPELSHLPDMATAFAKAAELAKEP; translated from the coding sequence ATGAAAGTCAAACAGCTGCTCGCGGTGTTCGCCGGCCTGGCAGCCCTGTGGCTGACCGGGTGCGCCAGCAGCGCGCCGGTCATTCCCGTCGACACCCGCTCGGTCAACCCCGGCGAAACCGTCACCCGCGGCGGGACCCTGAGCCTGAACCTGCTCGGCACCCCCCTCAAAGTGGGGGAGAAGCTCCCCTCGGTCCCCCTGGTCGACTCGAACCTCAACAGCGTCGACCTGGCCGACATGCAGGGCTCGGTGCTGCTGATGAGCATCGTACCGTCGCTCGACACCCAGGTTTGCGAGCGGCAGACGCACATCCTCGGTGAAGCCGCCGGCAAACTCCCGCCGGCCATCAGACGGGTCACCATCAGCCGTGACCTCCCCTTCGCCCAGGCACGCTTCGCCGAGGAAACCGGGTTCAAGGACATCCTCTACCTGTCGGATTTCCAGAAGGCCGACTTCGGCCAATCGAGCGGGCTGCTGGTGGACCAGATCTACCTGCTGGCGCGCTCGGTGGTCCTGGTCGACAAAAAGGGGACGATACGCTACATCCAGGTGGTCCCGGAGCTGTCCCATTTGCCGGATATGGCAACGGCCTTCGCCAAGGCCGCGGAACTGGCCAAAGAGCCGTAA
- a CDS encoding ABC-F family ATP-binding cassette domain-containing protein, with protein MISAANVALSYGKRVIFKDVNIKFSPGNCYGLIGANGAGKSTFLKILAGEVEADKGEISVGAGERIAVLRQDQFAFDEHSVFDTVIMGHARLYEVMAEREAIYSKGEFTEEDGIRSGELEAEFAEMNGYEAESEAAVLLNGLGIPEELRHKKMKELEAGDKVRVLLAQALFGNPDVLLLDEPTNHLDLKSITWLEEFLYRFPNTVIVVSHDRHFLNQVCTHVADIDFGKITVYVGNYDFWYQASQLTLKQKQDENRKIADKASELKEFIQRFSSNASKAKQATSRKKLLEKLTVEEMPVSSRKYPFVVFKPERACGDIILEVKGLSKTVDGVEVLKNFDLIVNKGDKIAFVGGNSLAKTTLFQILAGELEPDAGSFRWGVTITNAYFPKENSAYFDNELNLIEWLCQFPPCDGESFARGFLGRMLFSGDEATKKTRVLSGGERVRCMLARMMLTGANALVLDEPTNHLDLESITALNNGLIAFSEVVLFASHDHQFVSTVANRIVELTPGGVIDRVMNFEEYLENPEVARQRDELYQGHGELKL; from the coding sequence ATGATCAGCGCAGCCAACGTGGCCCTCTCCTACGGCAAGAGGGTCATTTTCAAAGACGTCAACATCAAGTTCAGCCCCGGCAACTGCTACGGGCTGATCGGCGCCAACGGCGCCGGAAAATCGACCTTTCTCAAAATCCTCGCCGGCGAGGTCGAGGCGGACAAGGGCGAGATCAGCGTCGGCGCCGGCGAGCGCATCGCGGTGCTGCGCCAGGACCAGTTCGCCTTCGACGAGCACAGCGTCTTCGACACGGTCATCATGGGGCACGCCCGGCTTTACGAGGTGATGGCCGAACGCGAGGCGATCTACTCCAAGGGGGAGTTCACCGAGGAAGACGGCATCCGCTCCGGGGAGCTGGAGGCCGAATTCGCCGAGATGAACGGCTACGAGGCCGAGTCGGAGGCGGCGGTGCTGCTCAACGGCCTGGGCATCCCCGAAGAGCTGCGCCACAAGAAGATGAAGGAGCTCGAGGCCGGGGACAAGGTGCGGGTGCTGCTCGCCCAGGCGCTGTTCGGCAATCCCGACGTGCTGCTGCTCGACGAGCCGACCAACCACCTCGATCTCAAATCCATCACCTGGCTCGAGGAGTTTCTCTACCGCTTCCCCAACACGGTCATCGTGGTCTCCCACGACCGGCATTTTCTCAACCAGGTCTGCACCCATGTCGCCGACATCGATTTCGGCAAGATCACGGTCTACGTCGGCAACTACGACTTCTGGTACCAGGCCAGCCAGCTTACCCTTAAGCAGAAGCAGGATGAGAACCGCAAGATCGCCGACAAGGCCAGCGAACTCAAGGAATTCATCCAGCGCTTCTCCTCCAACGCCTCCAAGGCCAAGCAGGCGACCTCGCGCAAAAAGCTGCTCGAAAAGCTGACCGTCGAGGAGATGCCGGTCTCCTCGCGCAAGTACCCCTTCGTGGTCTTCAAGCCCGAGCGCGCCTGCGGCGACATCATCCTCGAGGTCAAGGGGCTGAGTAAAACCGTCGACGGCGTCGAGGTGCTGAAGAATTTCGATCTGATCGTCAACAAGGGGGACAAGATCGCCTTCGTCGGCGGCAACAGCCTGGCCAAGACCACCCTGTTCCAGATCCTCGCCGGGGAACTCGAGCCCGATGCCGGCAGTTTCCGCTGGGGGGTGACCATCACCAACGCCTACTTCCCCAAGGAGAACAGCGCCTATTTCGACAACGAGCTGAACCTCATCGAGTGGCTCTGCCAGTTCCCCCCCTGCGACGGTGAGAGTTTCGCCCGGGGTTTTCTCGGGCGGATGCTCTTCTCGGGGGACGAGGCGACCAAGAAGACCCGGGTCCTCTCGGGCGGCGAGCGGGTGCGCTGCATGCTGGCGCGCATGATGCTCACCGGCGCCAACGCCCTGGTGCTCGACGAGCCGACCAACCACCTCGACCTGGAATCGATCACCGCGCTGAACAACGGGCTGATCGCCTTTTCCGAGGTGGTGCTGTTCGCCTCCCACGACCACCAGTTCGTCTCCACCGTGGCCAACCGCATCGTCGAACTGACCCCGGGCGGGGTGATCGACCGGGTGATGAACTTCGAAGAATACCTGGAGAACCCCGAGGTCGCCCGGCAGCGCGATGAGCTTTACCAGGGGCACGGCGAACTGAAGCTTTAG
- a CDS encoding serine/threonine protein kinase, which produces MNQTAHPFQSLTPSFVMDAVESRGYRCDHRVFALNSYENRVFQVGVEESAPLIAKFYRPGRWSDEQIVEEHRFCFELVERELPVVAPLAGAEGESLFHFGGFRFALFPRQGGHAPEFDNLDNLLILGRTLGRLHAFGATRPFAHRPRLDCQSFGHASVELISERFILPEYQANYDALTRDLLQALDELLDDGRISFLRTHGDCHAGNVLWRDGAPHFVDFDDARMAPAIQDLWMMLSGERSRQCAQLAEIVEGYDEFYDFRPSELRLVEALRALRILHHSAWLARRWDDPAFPHHFPWFNTVRYWGEHILQLREQLAALNEPPLNI; this is translated from the coding sequence ATGAACCAGACCGCCCACCCTTTTCAGAGTCTCACCCCGAGTTTCGTCATGGACGCGGTGGAAAGCCGCGGCTATCGCTGCGACCACCGGGTGTTCGCCCTCAACAGCTACGAGAACCGCGTCTTCCAGGTCGGCGTGGAGGAGAGCGCGCCGCTGATCGCCAAGTTCTACCGCCCCGGGCGCTGGAGCGACGAGCAGATCGTCGAGGAGCACCGTTTCTGTTTCGAGCTGGTCGAGCGCGAGCTGCCGGTGGTCGCCCCCCTGGCCGGCGCCGAGGGGGAGAGCCTGTTTCATTTCGGCGGGTTTCGCTTCGCCCTCTTTCCCCGCCAGGGGGGGCACGCCCCCGAGTTCGACAACCTCGACAACCTGCTGATCCTCGGGCGCACCCTGGGGCGGCTGCATGCCTTCGGGGCGACCCGCCCCTTCGCCCATCGTCCGCGCCTGGATTGTCAGAGCTTCGGCCATGCCAGCGTCGAGCTGATCAGCGAGCGCTTTATCCTCCCCGAATACCAGGCCAACTACGACGCGCTGACCCGCGACCTGCTGCAGGCCCTCGACGAACTGCTGGACGACGGGCGGATCAGCTTCCTTCGCACCCACGGCGACTGCCACGCCGGCAACGTGCTGTGGCGCGACGGCGCCCCCCATTTCGTCGATTTCGACGACGCGCGCATGGCCCCGGCGATCCAGGACCTCTGGATGATGCTCTCCGGCGAGCGCTCCCGGCAGTGCGCCCAGCTGGCGGAGATCGTCGAGGGGTACGACGAATTCTACGACTTTCGCCCCAGCGAGCTGCGCCTGGTGGAGGCGCTGCGCGCCCTGCGCATCCTGCACCACAGCGCCTGGCTGGCGCGGCGCTGGGACGACCCGGCCTTTCCCCACCACTTCCCCTGGTTCAACACCGTGCGCTACTGGGGGGAGCACATCCTGCAGCTGCGCGAGCAACTGGCCGCGCTCAACGAGCCGCCTCTTAATATCTAA
- a CDS encoding YwbE family protein — MFGQQRKDIHPGLAVAVVLKKDQRSGKLTEGVVKDILTSAPYHSRGIKVRLEDGQVGRVQALIST, encoded by the coding sequence GTGTTCGGACAGCAGCGAAAAGACATCCACCCCGGCCTGGCGGTGGCCGTGGTGCTGAAAAAGGATCAGCGCAGCGGCAAACTGACCGAGGGGGTCGTCAAGGACATCCTCACCAGTGCCCCCTATCACTCGCGGGGGATCAAGGTGCGGCTCGAGGACGGCCAGGTCGGCCGGGTGCAGGCGCTTATCAGTACTTGA
- a CDS encoding 3'-5' exonuclease, producing the protein MRPSLKYWIFLLAIVNLIFGVILASVLGSWFSLELEEQLYVQALAEKLLPFPLLGAVVLVMAIGSLVSLLFHYYIIPILQLAEKTRLISSVNPEYRIKPRGAKELIYLTEVINESAEAFLRLQTEVDLKIRSARADLTEERNRLAALMSELPGGVVVCNTDGQILLYNPQAQQLLSPVERSGYAESQPGGLIGLGRSVFGILDRDPIVHGLEMLQQAVEKGQSKPVSGFMTALHGGRCLRVSMAPVFGTRDERRQISGFVLSVEDMTRQIEADTRRDMLIQSLTDDLQTAIGEIRESISTILTDPELKPEQLRLYRLNIDRASRSLQQHLAQARENYARHLQALSRVEDVLAENLLQIIQRNITARFAIEVDCQAEEGLWLKLDSYSIVQAISHLGGLLKPQQNLVKMQLRLSRCAPGKAALTISWPGCEVSRQLLGNWENSPLITNVQGQILSFCEVVAKHGGSLGIEPPGGVSCHQVRIELPAPAPEEERIELRAPAGQRPIYYEFDLFHQPGWQKLGPQSLRKLAYLVFDTETTGLNPSEGDEIIQIGAIRIVNNRLLHHETIDQLVDPRRPVPAQSVAIHGIQPELLVGQPTIDQVLPRFHQFAEGSVLVAHNAAFDMKFLQLKQEQAGVRFDQPVLDTLLLSSVIHPNLESHSLDGIAERLNVKIVGRHTALGDAIVTAEVLLKLIPLLEAKGIRTLEDAVRASAASQFAKMKF; encoded by the coding sequence ATGAGACCATCGCTGAAATACTGGATTTTTCTCCTCGCCATCGTCAACCTGATCTTCGGGGTGATCCTGGCCAGCGTTCTGGGTTCCTGGTTCAGCCTGGAGCTTGAGGAGCAGCTCTACGTCCAGGCGCTCGCCGAGAAGCTGCTGCCGTTTCCGCTGCTGGGCGCGGTGGTGCTGGTGATGGCCATCGGCAGCCTGGTGAGCCTGCTGTTTCATTACTACATCATCCCGATTCTTCAGCTGGCGGAAAAAACGCGGCTGATCTCCTCGGTCAACCCCGAGTACCGCATCAAGCCCAGGGGCGCCAAGGAGTTGATCTACCTCACCGAGGTGATCAACGAGTCGGCCGAAGCCTTTCTCCGGCTGCAGACCGAAGTGGATCTGAAGATCCGCTCGGCCCGGGCCGACCTGACCGAGGAGCGCAACCGTCTGGCCGCCCTGATGTCCGAACTGCCGGGCGGGGTGGTGGTCTGCAATACCGACGGGCAGATCCTGCTCTACAACCCCCAGGCCCAGCAGCTGCTGAGCCCCGTCGAGCGCAGCGGTTATGCCGAATCCCAGCCCGGGGGGCTGATCGGTCTGGGGCGCTCGGTGTTCGGCATCCTCGACCGCGACCCCATCGTCCACGGCCTGGAGATGCTCCAGCAGGCGGTGGAGAAGGGGCAGAGCAAACCGGTCTCCGGGTTCATGACCGCCCTGCACGGGGGCCGCTGCCTGCGGGTCAGCATGGCCCCGGTTTTCGGCACCCGTGACGAGCGCCGGCAGATATCGGGCTTTGTCCTGTCGGTCGAGGATATGACCCGGCAGATCGAGGCCGACACCCGCCGCGACATGCTCATCCAGTCCCTGACCGACGACCTGCAGACCGCCATCGGCGAGATCCGCGAGTCGATCTCCACCATCCTCACCGATCCCGAACTGAAGCCCGAGCAGCTGCGCCTGTACCGGCTCAACATCGACCGGGCCTCCCGCTCGCTGCAGCAGCACCTGGCCCAGGCCCGGGAAAACTACGCCCGCCACCTGCAGGCCCTGAGCCGGGTGGAGGACGTGCTGGCCGAGAACCTGCTGCAGATCATCCAGCGCAACATCACGGCGCGCTTTGCCATCGAGGTCGACTGCCAGGCCGAGGAGGGGCTGTGGCTGAAACTGGACAGCTACTCCATCGTCCAGGCCATCTCCCACCTGGGGGGACTGCTGAAACCACAGCAGAACCTGGTGAAGATGCAGCTGCGCCTCTCGCGCTGCGCCCCCGGCAAGGCCGCCCTGACCATCTCCTGGCCGGGCTGCGAAGTCAGCCGGCAGCTGCTCGGCAACTGGGAGAATTCACCGCTGATCACCAACGTCCAGGGGCAGATCCTCAGTTTCTGCGAAGTGGTGGCCAAGCATGGCGGGTCGCTGGGGATCGAGCCGCCCGGCGGCGTCTCCTGTCACCAGGTACGCATCGAACTGCCCGCCCCGGCGCCGGAGGAGGAGCGGATCGAGCTGCGCGCCCCGGCCGGACAGCGACCGATCTATTACGAATTCGACCTGTTTCACCAGCCAGGCTGGCAGAAGCTCGGCCCGCAATCCCTGCGCAAGCTGGCCTACCTGGTCTTCGATACCGAGACCACCGGCCTGAACCCCTCCGAGGGGGACGAGATCATCCAGATCGGGGCTATCCGCATCGTCAACAACCGCCTGCTCCACCACGAGACCATCGACCAGCTGGTCGATCCACGCCGGCCGGTCCCCGCGCAGTCGGTGGCCATCCACGGCATCCAGCCCGAGCTGCTGGTGGGCCAGCCGACCATCGACCAGGTGCTGCCCCGGTTCCACCAGTTTGCCGAAGGCTCGGTGCTGGTGGCCCACAACGCCGCCTTCGACATGAAGTTCCTGCAGCTGAAGCAGGAGCAGGCTGGGGTGCGCTTCGACCAGCCGGTGCTCGACACGCTGCTGCTCTCCTCGGTGATCCACCCCAACCTCGAGAGCCATTCCCTCGATGGCATCGCCGAGCGGCTCAACGTCAAGATCGTCGGCCGCCACACCGCCCTGGGGGATGCCATCGTCACCGCCGAGGTGCTGCTCAAGCTGATCCCCCTGCTCGAAGCCAAGGGGATCCGCACCCTGGAGGACGCCGTGCGGGCCTCGGCCGCCTCCCAATTCGCCAAGATGAAATTCTGA
- a CDS encoding methyltransferase domain-containing protein: MDNRETTLAAVKQYYGQTLKSQKDLKTSACCSTEAMPRAHREILAQIEGEILDRFYGCGSPIPEAIEGLTVLDLGCGTGRDVYLLSKLVGPKGRVIGIDMTDEQLEVARRHMARQTSRFGFAEPNVEFVQGYIEDLASAGIADNSIDLVVSNCVINLSPAKERVFAEIFRVLKPGGELYFSDVFAGRRIPEDLRRDPVLHGECLAGALYTEDFRRLLAGLGCPDYRKVSSRRIALNNQALERKAGMIDFYSVTVRAFKLASLEDICEDYGQVATYLGSIPDAPHGFALDGHHFFVTGKPMLVCGNTADMLGGTRFAPHFRVDGDRSVHFGPFDCSPCPPAGEASGGGSCC, translated from the coding sequence ATGGACAACCGCGAAACCACCCTCGCCGCCGTTAAGCAGTACTACGGCCAGACCCTCAAGAGCCAGAAGGACCTCAAGACCAGCGCCTGCTGCAGCACCGAGGCCATGCCCCGGGCCCACCGCGAGATCCTCGCCCAGATCGAGGGGGAAATCCTCGACCGCTTCTACGGCTGCGGCTCGCCCATCCCCGAGGCGATCGAGGGGCTGACGGTGCTCGACCTGGGGTGCGGCACCGGCCGCGACGTCTACCTGCTCTCCAAGCTGGTCGGGCCCAAGGGGCGGGTGATCGGCATCGACATGACCGACGAGCAGCTCGAGGTCGCCCGCCGCCACATGGCGCGGCAGACCAGCCGCTTCGGCTTCGCCGAGCCCAACGTCGAATTCGTCCAGGGCTACATCGAGGACCTGGCCAGCGCCGGCATCGCCGATAACTCCATCGACCTGGTGGTCTCCAACTGCGTCATCAATCTCTCCCCGGCCAAGGAGCGGGTCTTCGCCGAGATCTTCCGGGTGCTCAAGCCCGGCGGGGAGCTCTATTTCTCCGACGTCTTCGCCGGCCGGCGCATCCCCGAGGATCTGCGCCGCGACCCGGTGCTACACGGCGAGTGCCTGGCCGGCGCCCTCTACACCGAGGACTTCCGCCGGCTGCTCGCCGGCTTGGGCTGCCCCGACTACCGCAAGGTCTCCAGCCGCCGCATCGCCCTCAACAACCAGGCCCTGGAGCGCAAGGCCGGGATGATCGACTTCTACTCCGTCACCGTGCGCGCCTTCAAGCTCGCGAGCCTCGAAGACATCTGCGAAGACTACGGCCAGGTCGCCACCTACCTGGGGAGCATCCCCGACGCGCCCCACGGCTTCGCCCTGGACGGCCACCACTTCTTCGTCACCGGCAAGCCGATGCTGGTCTGCGGCAACACCGCCGACATGCTCGGCGGCACCCGCTTCGCCCCGCACTTTCGCGTCGACGGCGACCGTTCGGTGCATTTCGGGCCCTTCGACTGTTCCCCCTGCCCTCCCGCCGGCGAAGCCTCCGGCGGCGGCTCCTGCTGCTGA